Proteins co-encoded in one Tolypothrix sp. PCC 7910 genomic window:
- a CDS encoding DUF6753 family protein: MASANGKGNGGVSHLDRLLSEKSPEFQAKVLRFALDSGMKQDDPAFRLVQYIGYLAQLTETAPNDWKLLFENLQVELNQWSQLTAEQLKTQADHTENIKSLATSCNQLATALSALNQTSLQQLELLKNLTNLSNYWSNTSPKHTEKLIAPLREELSQMKSMISSHQLSHSAAVDLAAKNWARAAFVSLFTPVTFFILFTIYSRFFPLSLPYEAQASLEKIEQQTGWTNTKLQRVERNLGTDPNQRRRR, encoded by the coding sequence ATGGCGAGCGCAAATGGTAAGGGTAATGGTGGGGTATCCCATTTAGACAGGTTGCTGTCAGAAAAGTCACCAGAATTCCAAGCTAAGGTGCTACGGTTTGCGCTGGATTCTGGGATGAAACAGGATGACCCAGCTTTTAGGTTAGTGCAGTACATCGGGTATTTGGCACAGCTGACAGAAACTGCACCAAACGATTGGAAGTTGTTGTTTGAAAATTTGCAGGTGGAGTTAAATCAATGGAGTCAACTGACGGCGGAGCAATTGAAGACTCAAGCCGACCACACGGAGAATATCAAATCTTTAGCAACCAGTTGCAATCAGCTCGCGACAGCCTTGAGCGCTTTAAATCAAACGTCGCTGCAACAACTAGAGCTATTGAAGAACTTAACCAATCTCTCCAATTATTGGAGCAATACCTCCCCCAAACACACAGAGAAGTTGATTGCTCCGTTGAGAGAGGAATTGAGCCAGATGAAGAGTATGATATCGAGCCATCAATTGAGCCACAGCGCCGCCGTGGATTTGGCCGCTAAAAATTGGGCGAGGGCTGCTTTTGTTTCGCTTTTCACTCCGGTTACGTTTTTCATTCTGTTTACGATTTATTCACGCTTTTTTCCTCTGAGTCTTCCTTATGAGGCGCAAGCTTCTTTGGAGAAGATTGAACAGCAGACTGGTTGGACTAATACTAAGCTGCAACGGGTTGAGCGAAATTTGGGGACTGATCCTAATCAGAGGCGGCGGCGGTGA
- the mobC gene encoding plasmid mobilization relaxosome protein MobC, producing the protein MPKASLYVAALGTAGLPRWEVSPLETPLKLLHFVRNDIMNKRSSASLVRTRRLQALFSPIEYEMIRSKAEDASMSLAELTRRCLLLRPIPPPPPRLSRVTVATYLELSRIGNNINQLAKATNTAIKMQLPPPADPKLLNELLELLRHCQREIANTFIEEADEETDDWQPD; encoded by the coding sequence ATGCCTAAAGCTTCGCTTTACGTCGCTGCGCTCGGTACGGCAGGCTTGCCAAGGTGGGAAGTCTCCCCCCTTGAAACCCCCCTCAAGTTGTTGCACTTTGTCAGGAATGACATCATGAACAAGCGTTCTTCTGCTTCACTCGTCCGCACTAGAAGACTGCAAGCACTATTCAGTCCCATTGAATACGAGATGATTCGCTCCAAGGCGGAAGATGCGAGCATGAGCTTGGCCGAATTAACAAGACGCTGTTTATTACTGCGACCAATCCCCCCACCACCGCCACGACTGAGCCGAGTCACAGTAGCCACATACCTAGAACTTTCTCGCATTGGCAACAACATCAACCAACTAGCCAAAGCCACAAACACCGCCATCAAAATGCAACTGCCACCGCCAGCAGATCCAAAACTATTAAACGAACTACTAGAACTGCTACGACACTGCCAACGAGAAATCGCTAACACCTTCATTGAAGAAGCAGACGAGGAAACAGATGATTGGCAACCAGACTAA
- a CDS encoding relaxase/mobilization nuclease domain-containing protein, which produces MIGNQTKGRGFRGLLDYLQSQEDAKLIGGNMGGNNAIALAREFKISRQLNPEADRVVYHASLSLPDNERLDDETWNEIANRYLEEMGFDSNQYVVYRHHNTQHDHIHICASRIRLDNGKIVHDSWDYKRSETTIRQIERDYQLQPTLGSHEKLSRNPSIGQQRRLEREQQEYLKGDRPTPQEPPIKQQLQELIDRATADSPTMPQLIERLQIQGVKVRHGTTRNGKSKGISYSMKDQQFSGTTLGASYTFPGLQKHKRVDYQPKRDDHRIISLLLNPAKPTQQLSQIQLNQHQEHSQEQPQAKPELNPWQQRYQQLSLALTATALSADDRDKKIISHLLEQEEPTEDIKETIKHGSIPRTQAELEELLDLVIDELEEELEQQLEQPRRRGLSR; this is translated from the coding sequence ATGATTGGCAACCAGACTAAAGGGCGAGGATTTCGCGGACTACTGGACTATCTGCAATCCCAAGAAGATGCCAAACTCATTGGTGGTAACATGGGTGGCAATAACGCCATTGCACTCGCCAGAGAATTTAAAATCTCCCGTCAACTAAACCCAGAAGCCGACCGAGTAGTTTACCACGCATCATTATCACTACCGGACAACGAGCGACTAGACGATGAAACCTGGAATGAAATCGCCAACCGCTACTTGGAAGAAATGGGCTTTGACAGCAACCAGTACGTAGTTTACAGACACCACAACACCCAACACGACCACATCCATATTTGTGCCAGCCGCATTCGCTTGGACAACGGCAAGATAGTCCATGATAGCTGGGACTACAAACGCAGCGAAACCACTATTCGGCAAATAGAACGAGATTACCAATTACAACCAACTCTAGGTAGCCACGAGAAATTATCGCGCAACCCAAGTATTGGGCAACAAAGACGGCTAGAGCGAGAACAGCAAGAATATTTAAAAGGCGATCGCCCAACACCACAAGAACCACCCATTAAACAACAGTTGCAAGAACTCATCGACCGCGCCACCGCCGACTCTCCCACAATGCCCCAATTGATTGAGCGACTGCAAATCCAAGGTGTAAAAGTTCGCCACGGAACTACACGCAACGGCAAGAGTAAAGGCATCTCATACTCAATGAAAGACCAGCAATTTAGCGGCACAACTTTGGGAGCATCTTACACATTCCCCGGATTGCAGAAGCACAAGCGAGTTGACTACCAACCAAAACGGGACGACCACCGCATTATTTCACTGCTATTAAATCCAGCCAAACCCACACAACAACTTTCACAAATTCAACTCAACCAACATCAAGAACATTCCCAAGAACAACCCCAAGCGAAACCCGAACTTAACCCCTGGCAGCAGAGATATCAACAGCTATCACTAGCACTAACTGCAACTGCATTGTCAGCTGACGACCGAGATAAAAAAATTATCTCTCACCTGCTAGAGCAAGAAGAACCAACAGAAGATATCAAAGAAACTATCAAGCATGGGTCAATCCCACGCACCCAAGCAGAATTAGAAGAATTGCTCGACTTGGTAATAGATGAATTAGAAGAAGAACTTGAACAGCAGTTAGAACAACCAAGGAGACGCGGATTAAGCCGATAA
- a CDS encoding type IV secretion system DNA-binding domain-containing protein, with protein MFHQNHQPDPSAMIGLGIAFFFGAIAYGTAKFTGPVFPMILCAIYILSGATSKELALKIGLAITVIELLLTPITGWQNFWSYNLILGFVIAVIPERLVTGVVRGSQLQTPQQLQKQLRHKEQSLIKKQQILPQTLPRLEIADIQLPDDLAPLSFMFLGSPGSGKTQAILKMLSIMRSRPDYRVICLDRSGEILEKFGDNNTLIYNPRDSRTIHWSHRSEGMEFETIAAGLIPPSPEGKDPFWNEAAKGLLSDLYAKTSTNAEVWQMIALKPIQELKSLLTGTLSATYLEAENTAAGIKSSAINYLRFYKVLADHQTTADFSWSRWGREDDNRWIFLPIFENEAELFKPLYTMAFSLMLRGLLSNENHHIKTVICIDELSALGKLVGLERLLAEGRKFSGIGMLGTQLTGQIANIYGEYGMQTILQGCCTKLILNCRDYSTAELCSRLIGSQERLETTQGRSGNSWFSETRSVNQHIRETSAVLPSELQGLPPLEGYLLIADGTKPARVKVTPTAYPLKASRFVDAAI; from the coding sequence ATGTTTCATCAAAATCACCAGCCCGACCCATCAGCCATGATAGGCTTGGGCATTGCATTTTTCTTTGGTGCGATCGCTTACGGCACAGCCAAATTTACCGGGCCTGTTTTCCCGATGATTCTATGTGCCATTTATATATTGTCTGGTGCTACCAGCAAAGAACTGGCATTGAAAATTGGTCTAGCAATTACTGTAATTGAATTACTCCTCACACCCATTACTGGCTGGCAGAACTTTTGGAGCTACAACTTAATTTTGGGCTTCGTCATAGCTGTCATCCCAGAAAGACTAGTCACAGGAGTTGTACGCGGTTCCCAACTGCAAACACCACAGCAACTACAAAAACAACTGCGACACAAAGAACAATCGCTGATCAAGAAACAGCAGATATTACCGCAGACACTACCCAGACTAGAAATCGCAGATATTCAACTTCCAGATGATTTAGCACCATTATCATTTATGTTCTTGGGTTCCCCTGGCTCCGGCAAGACCCAAGCCATTTTGAAAATGCTGTCAATCATGCGCTCTCGCCCAGATTACCGCGTTATCTGCTTAGACCGCTCAGGCGAAATTCTCGAAAAATTTGGTGATAACAACACCCTCATCTACAACCCCAGAGACAGCAGAACAATTCACTGGAGTCACCGCAGTGAAGGCATGGAATTTGAAACCATCGCCGCCGGCTTAATTCCTCCTAGCCCAGAAGGTAAAGACCCGTTTTGGAATGAAGCTGCCAAAGGGCTATTGTCTGACTTATACGCCAAAACATCTACCAACGCCGAAGTTTGGCAGATGATAGCACTTAAACCCATCCAAGAATTAAAAAGTCTCCTCACCGGCACACTCAGCGCCACATATTTAGAAGCAGAAAACACCGCCGCCGGCATTAAAAGTTCAGCCATTAACTATCTGCGATTTTACAAAGTCCTTGCCGATCATCAAACCACAGCAGACTTTTCTTGGAGTCGCTGGGGCAGAGAAGATGACAACAGATGGATATTCCTGCCCATCTTTGAAAACGAAGCTGAACTCTTCAAACCCCTGTACACAATGGCATTTTCATTAATGCTCAGGGGACTGTTGAGCAACGAGAACCACCACATCAAAACCGTGATTTGCATTGACGAACTCTCAGCCCTGGGTAAGCTCGTCGGTTTAGAACGCTTGCTAGCAGAAGGGCGAAAATTCTCAGGTATTGGAATGCTTGGTACTCAGCTGACAGGTCAAATCGCCAATATTTACGGCGAGTACGGAATGCAGACCATTCTCCAAGGTTGCTGCACCAAACTCATTCTGAATTGCCGGGACTATAGCACCGCTGAATTATGCTCCAGATTAATTGGTTCCCAGGAACGCTTAGAAACGACTCAAGGCAGAAGTGGTAACAGTTGGTTCAGCGAAACCCGCTCTGTTAACCAGCACATCCGAGAAACGAGCGCTGTATTGCCCAGTGAACTGCAAGGACTGCCACCCTTAGAAGGATATCTGTTAATTGCTGACGGTACAAAACCAGCAAGAGTCAAAGTTACCCCAACAGCTTATCCTCTGAAAGCTTCAAGATTTGTGGACGCAGCAATTTGA